CGAAGGAGATGTGGTGACGTTGCCGATCGTCGCAGGGGCGCGCACCGACGCGACCGTCGTCAGCCTGCCGGCGTCGATCTCGAGCCGGTGCAGGTCGACGTGGTCGCCGTGGTCGGCGGTGAAGAGCAGTGCGCCGCTGGCCGTGAAGACGGCCTCGCCCACATGTGCGGCAGACTCGTTCGCCAGGATCGGGCGCAGGTCACGGCCCTCGTTGTCGGCGATGGCCAGGGTTGCGGAGCCGTCGTCGTTCGTGTCGGAAGAGACGATGCTGCGGCAGGCCGGGTGGTAGACGGCCGCCTCGTGGTGGGCCAGGAAGCTGATGTCGCGCCAGTCGCTCCCGGTGACGTCGCGCTTCTCGAGTTTGCCCTCCGACGTCACGCGCAGCACCGCCGTCCCCACGGGCCGGGAGAGTATGAGCTGTCCGTCCCCGAGCGACGTGGGCGCTGCCCCGCCGCTGAGTGCGATGGTCCCGCCGACGACGACCCGATCGCCGTTGCCGGCCCACTCGATGCGGCCGTTCGTGCGGGGAGCACGAGGCACCCGTCAGGTATCGAGGCGGGCGGCGGTCCCGGAGGCCCCGGCCATCACGGGCCGCGGCCCGGCCACACCGACAGCGGGAGCGGACAGACCGACTGACGCCCTGCCGTCGAGGGACTCGCCCACGCAGCACCGGTGCCCGGCTGCCCGGCCGGGCAGGGCCGCGCCCGAGGCCGGCCCGGCTGGTGCACCCCGAGCCCGGTCCCGGTGAACCCGCCGGCGCTGCCGGCGCGACAAACCCTGTGCATCCGCCGGATGCGCGCAGCGGCCGGGAAGGGACCACCATGGCGCCAGTGGAACGCAGCGACGCGGAGCTGCTCGGCGCGGTGGCCGATGGCGACCGCGAGGCGCTGCGCCTGCTCCACGACCGCCACGCCGCCTGGATCCGCTCCCGCCTGCGCCGGCGCTGCGGGGACGACGACATCGTGCTCGACGCGTTGCAGGACACGTTCGTGGCCGTGTGGCGGGGCGCGGCCGCGTTCGACGGCCGGGGCGAGCCGGCGGCGTGGATGTGGGGCATCGCCATCCGCCGACTCATCGGGGTGCTGCGAAAGCGCAGCCGTTGGGCGCCGGTCGGCCCGCCGTCGCACGAGGCCGCCACGGAAGAGGCTCTCGTCGTCGACGCGGCCGAGCAGGTGCTTCTCGGCGTGGAGCACGGCGACCTCGGAAGCGCCCTTCGCCTCCTGTCGCCCGAGCTGCGGGCGGTGGTCCAGGCGACCGTCCTCGACGGGCTCACGACCCGCGAGGCGGGGCGGCTGCTCGGGATCCCGTCCGGGACGGTCAAGACGCGCATGATGCGCGCCAAGGCACAACTACGAGGGGCGCTCGCATGAGCGGCGCAGAAAGACGATGGACCATGGGCTCGAACCTTGCGTGTGAAGGGACGGTCGGCGGATGACGGCGTGGCACGTTCCCGGCGACGTCCTCGCCACCTTCGCCACCGATCCGATCGCGCTCGACGATGTCACTGCCGCGTCGGTCGAGTCGCACGTCACGAGATGCGGCGCGTGCCGCTCGGCCGTGGCCGCCGAG
This window of the Acidimicrobiales bacterium genome carries:
- a CDS encoding RNA polymerase sigma factor — translated: MERSDAELLGAVADGDREALRLLHDRHAAWIRSRLRRRCGDDDIVLDALQDTFVAVWRGAAAFDGRGEPAAWMWGIAIRRLIGVLRKRSRWAPVGPPSHEAATEEALVVDAAEQVLLGVEHGDLGSALRLLSPELRAVVQATVLDGLTTREAGRLLGIPSGTVKTRMMRAKAQLRGALA